The Paenibacillus spongiae nucleotide sequence ACCCTTCAGGATAACGCCGGATGGCGCTTGACCGGGTGGGCGCTATGCCTCGTATGGGCACTGGCCCCTCTATGCGCGAGATGGCTGGATCAGCCGATCGTTCAAGAGGAACGGGCGATTGCTCCCGGGAATAAGGAGAAGCTGCATCGATTAGCGCGGCGGATCTGGCAGTTCTATGCCGATTATGCCGGGCCAGCCGATCATTATTTGCCGCCTGACAACGTACAGCTCGATCCGCCTAACGGCGTTGCTCACCGTACGTCTCCGACCAATATCGGCTTCTTAATGACGGCGATCTTAAGTGCGCGCGACTTTGGCTTCATTGACACGCCAGAGCTTATTGACCGTCTGGAGAAGACGGTCGGCACGATTGAAAGAATGGAGAAGTGGAACGGCAACCTGTACAACTGGTATGATACGGTCACGTTGGAGCCCCTTCCGCCGCGCTACGTATCGACGGTGGATTCCGGCAATTTTGTGGCAAGCCTGATCGCGGTGAAGCAGGGCTTGCTGGACTGGATGGGAACTGCGTTTGCCGGAGAGGCTGCACCGATTCGGGGTCTTGCGAATGCGGAATTTGCCGTGGAGCTGACTCACGGACGGGCACAAGCCGCTGAGTTTCCGCAAGCCTATTTGAAGAAGCGCGCGGATAATCTGGTCGCGCGTATCGAGTCGCTGATTGTCGGTACGGATTTCCGCCCTCTCTATGACGACAAAGCAAAGCTGTTCGTACTGGGATATAACGGGGATTCAAACAGACGCGACGATATACTGTACGATCTGCTCGCCTCGGAAGCGAGACAGACCAGCTTCGTCGCTATCGCGCTGGGTCAAATTTCCGTTTCCCACTGGTTCCGGCTGGGACGCTCCGTAATAAAGCAGGGGACGCACGCCACGCTTCTCTCATGGTCAGGCACGATGTTTGAATATTTGATGCCGTGGCTTCTTATGCGCACGTACAAGGATACGATATGGGATACCACGTATCAGGGCGTCGTGATGCGCCAGATCGATTATGCCCGCGAACGCGGGGTGCCGTATGGCATCTCGGAATCCGGCTATTATGCTTTCGATCACCAGATGAATTATCAATACCAGGCTTTCGGCGTACCTGGTCTTGGATACAAACGCGGATTGGAAGAAGATTTGGTCGTAGCTCCGTATGCGGCGGTCATGTCGCTCCCCTTTGCCATGGAACAGGGCATGGATGCCTTGAAAGATATGGAGGACATTGGAGCGCTTGGCGAATACGGCTTCTATGAAGCGATTGACTTCACGCCGGAACGGCTGCCGGAAGGCCAGCACTTCATGATGGTTCGCAGTTATATGGCGCATCATCAAGGGATGAGCCTGCTGACGCTTGCCAATCTGCTGCTGCCCGAGAAGATGTACGACCGGTTTCACAGCGATAAACGCGTCCAGGCGGCTGAGCTGCTGCTCAAGGAACGGATTCCGGCGCGGCATGCCTATGTAAAACGCCGGATTCCGATCCGTACGATGCCGCTCCGAACGTCAGCCTGGCAGCCGGAACCGGTCCGGGAATTTACGGGTGCGGATACGCTGACGCCGGAGGTAGGCGTATATTCGAACGGCAGCTATATGACGATGGTTACGAACAGCGGAGGCGGCTTCAGTCTGTACGAGGGCCTGGCGGTTACCCGCTGGCGCGAAGATCCGATAGCGGATAATTGGGGCAGCTTCCTATATATCCGCGATGTCGTGGAGGATCGGCTGTGGTCCCCGTCCTATCAGCCGTGCCATGTTTCTTCGCCGGAGCAGCGCGTCCAGTTTGCGCTCGATAAAGCAACCTTCTCACGAGTGGACGGCGTGATACGAACGAAGATGGATATCGGGGTATCGACAGAATCGAATGCCGAAATTCGCCGGATATCGCTAACCAATACAGGCAATGTCGAACGGTTGATGGAAGTAACGACCTATCAGGAAATCGTTCTGACCAGCCAGATTGCCGACGAATCGCATCAAGCGTTCAGCAAGCTGTTCGTCGAAACCGACTACGCCGCTGAGCATGAGCTTCTGCTTGCGCGCAGACGTCCCCGCGATGACGGCGAGCGACCCGTGTGGGCGTTTCATAAGCTGCTTGTTGGAGGAGGCTCTGTCGGTCCCGCTGAATTTGAAACGAGTCGAAGCCGGTTTATCGGGCGGGGGAATAAGCTGTCCCGGCCGGCAGGTATCGATGCCCGGCTCATCGGTATGGTCGGCGCCGTTGCAGATCCTGCATTCGTCATGCGCCGCCGGGTTACGATCGCACCTGGCGAGACCCTTCAGCTGTTTGCCGTTACAGGTGCGGGCTATAGTAAGGAGGAGCTGCTGGAAACGGCAAGACTGTTGTCGCAGCCGCAGCAGGCCGAACAAGCCTTTCAGCTGGCCTGGACGCATACCCAAATCGAGCAGCGCCATCTGCAAATTACGGCTGCGGATGCGCTTGCCTTCCAGCAGCTAGCCGGACGAGCTTTGTATACGGCGCCTTTCCCCCGCGAGCGTACGGCTGGCATTCTTGAGAATCGCAAAGGGCAGTCGGGGCTGTGGGCTCATGGCGTCTCCGGCGAGCGCCCCGTTGTGATGGTGCGGATCGACGATGCGGTAGGCCTGCCTTTTGTCGTCAAATTGTTTCAAGGCCATGAGTATTTGCGTCGTATCGGGCTCTCCATAGACCTGGTCGTATTAAACGAATCCGAAGAGGGTTACCAGCAGGACCTGCAGGAGAACCTTCGCCGGGCGCGTGAACGCATTAGCGGCCAGCAGGATGGCAGGCCAGGGAAGATTACGGTCGTTCCCGCCAGCCAGCTCACGGAAGAGGAGCGGATTCTGTTCGCCGCCGTTTCACGCGTGACGTTAAGAGCGGACGGTCCGAGCTTGAAGGCCCAGCTTCGCATTTCACAGCCCGATGAACAGCCGTCCGGTAAAGTTGTCGAGCTGAGGTCAAGACGGAAGGCTGCTCTACCTGATGAAGCAATCGAAATGGCGGACTCGATCTCCGCCGCCCAGGTGACGGAGAGCAAAGACGCTGCTGCCCGCAGCGAAGCGATCGGGCATCGCGAAGGGATGGATGGGCTTCAATTCTTCAATGGCTGGGGCGGATTTACAGCCGATGGCCGGGAATACCGGATATCCGTGAAGCACGGACATTATTTGCCGGCGCCTTGGATCAATGTGATGGCCAATCCGCGTTTCGGCTGCTTGGTTTCGGAGCTTCACACCGGGTATACGTGGTGGCGCAACAGCCGCGAATGCAAGCTAACGCCATGGTCGAACGACCCGGCTTTGGACCGGCCGGGGGAGGCTTGCTTCCTGCGGGATGAACAAACCGGGGCGTATTGGCCGTTTGCAACGGAGCGCGGCAGCGAAGTGCCGGCCTATCAGCTTTCGCACGGACGCGGTTATACGAGGTTTTATCACGAAACACATGGTCTGCAGCAGGAGATGACGGTCTATGTTCCGGTTGACGACCCTGTCAAGATTATCCGGCTAAGGCTTCGGAATACGACACCGTCGGAGCGGCGCTTATCACTCACGTATTATGCCGAATGGGTGCTGGGCGTTCGGCGTGAAGGCAGTGCGCCGTATATCGTTTCCGAATGGGATGAGGCGAACGGCATCATGACGGCGCGCAACCATTACCAGGAGACGTTCCGCGATGCAACGGCTTTCTTGGCTTTCGGCTCTCCGGCTGCAGGAGAGTGCTCGTATACGGGTGACCGGCTGGAGTTTTTGGGCCGCGACGGTTCGATGGACAGCCCGGCTGCGATGGGAAGAACGCGGCTCTCCAACAAAACCGGTCCCATGTACGACAGCTGCGGCGCCGTCCGCACGGAACTGGCGTTAGAGCCCGATGCGGAACGAACGGTATATATTCTGTTAGGCTGCGAAGCCTCCCAGGATGATGCTGTCGGGCTTGTAAGCAAATACAGGCAGAATGAAGCATGCGAGCAGGCTTATGATAAGCTGAGGCAATATTGGGACGGCATATTGGATCAGATTCAAGTAACAACGCCGAGCCCCGAGATGGATCTGCTGATCAACAATTGGCTGCTGTATCAGACGCTCGCCTGCCGGATGTGGGCACGGACGGCATTCTATCAAGCGGGCGGCGCGTTCGGGTTCCGCGACCAGCTGCAGGATTCGCTCGCGCTGCTTCACAGCCGCCCCGAGATGACACGCCAGCAAATCATTCTCCATGCATCGCATCAATATGAAGAGGGCGATGTCCAGCATTGGTGGCATGAGGAGACGGAGCGGGGGATCCGGACGCGATTCTCGGACGACCTGCTGTGGCTCCCTTATGCAGTGTCGCGATATATTGAGCATACGGGGGACGAGGAGCTGCTCGACGAGCTTGCGCCGTACTTGTACAGCGGGCCGTTAGATGTGCATGAGCGCTACGAGCCGACGGTTCTATCCGGCAATGAAGGCCCGATCTACGAGCACTGCATCAGAGTTCTCGAGCGAAGTATGCAGTTCGGGGAGCATGGGCTTGCGCTAATCGGAGGCGGCGACTGGAATGACGGAATGAGCCGCGTCGGCGTTGAGGGACGCGGCGAGAGCGTCTGGCTGGGATGGTTTCTTATCGATGTGCTGCAGAGGTTCGCCAAAATATGCGAGAAACGGGGCGATGCCGAACTCGCGAGCCGATACAGGTCCGTATGC carries:
- a CDS encoding GH36-type glycosyl hydrolase domain-containing protein; the encoded protein is MVSYNEQLCQKAREQALEYIPAQHKKVARTLLGVFDEDMNRLQSFVRLLQESPPGCSQNAEEWLLDNAEFLEEQAYGIKDELIDLDLSRYPVLRSKNGTMLRVESVSGSYLEAADDIFNEQTFVSYMNAYQEVSVLSLAETWSLPLMLRISMIRQLAEIMAMVRERREACMEVDRLLKRLDSAAMNPDTVRGALEEAGQQAPISGPWIVHLIGHLRERAEDSSAVHEWLTCRLENGTDDLNRIITYERQLQAGYQTKAGHLITGLRLVERLDWSELLGRISLVEQTLLQDGTGIYPMLDGSSRDQIRKRVERAARRMHVPESLVAKQADKLAQDVQAMQAVQAQNKAAKVSEDVLERGAGAPEPLPREAFLAYYVSEPAGLKKLQQALHTCSSPRQLRGAAFSSQAAGTYLSLLTVLTVLAVVIFAAWIGSGMGYTLAGGLVVLVALLLPASEWAVTWLHYAIGCVTRPRPLLRYDFSAGIPSDAVTMVVIPIIWSSIEDVQETVDRLELHYLANRDAHLQFAILGDYKDAHEAVMPGDELLFEGAKKRIGALNAAYPSEGKPIFHLFMRRRQHNSSEGVYMGWERKRGKLVEFVELLKGSTATSYHYRSANDTELADIRYVITLDADTQLPIGSAQRMIGTMHLPYNRPRLNQSRTRITEGYGMLQPRIAMSYEGAMQSRLTKLWSGIPGIDPYAFAVSDPYQDALGHGIFTGKGIFDVDTFAKLLCDRIPENRVLSHDLLEGGFLRTGLLSDIELIDDHPAKFSTYQKRQHRWVRGDWQLLCWLLPKVCDRQGTPQPVDLSVVSRWQMIDNLRRSLLPVAYFVLLALGLTVLPGSPGRWLTLILLSFLLPVIRQLAEAPRGAWQTRHLTASLSHVLVSFWTLPFQSVMLADAIGRTLYRLFISKRKLLEWVSSADIERHNRRSGYPAMLGMPGGYTLIAAFALLVTLQDNAGWRLTGWALCLVWALAPLCARWLDQPIVQEERAIAPGNKEKLHRLARRIWQFYADYAGPADHYLPPDNVQLDPPNGVAHRTSPTNIGFLMTAILSARDFGFIDTPELIDRLEKTVGTIERMEKWNGNLYNWYDTVTLEPLPPRYVSTVDSGNFVASLIAVKQGLLDWMGTAFAGEAAPIRGLANAEFAVELTHGRAQAAEFPQAYLKKRADNLVARIESLIVGTDFRPLYDDKAKLFVLGYNGDSNRRDDILYDLLASEARQTSFVAIALGQISVSHWFRLGRSVIKQGTHATLLSWSGTMFEYLMPWLLMRTYKDTIWDTTYQGVVMRQIDYARERGVPYGISESGYYAFDHQMNYQYQAFGVPGLGYKRGLEEDLVVAPYAAVMSLPFAMEQGMDALKDMEDIGALGEYGFYEAIDFTPERLPEGQHFMMVRSYMAHHQGMSLLTLANLLLPEKMYDRFHSDKRVQAAELLLKERIPARHAYVKRRIPIRTMPLRTSAWQPEPVREFTGADTLTPEVGVYSNGSYMTMVTNSGGGFSLYEGLAVTRWREDPIADNWGSFLYIRDVVEDRLWSPSYQPCHVSSPEQRVQFALDKATFSRVDGVIRTKMDIGVSTESNAEIRRISLTNTGNVERLMEVTTYQEIVLTSQIADESHQAFSKLFVETDYAAEHELLLARRRPRDDGERPVWAFHKLLVGGGSVGPAEFETSRSRFIGRGNKLSRPAGIDARLIGMVGAVADPAFVMRRRVTIAPGETLQLFAVTGAGYSKEELLETARLLSQPQQAEQAFQLAWTHTQIEQRHLQITAADALAFQQLAGRALYTAPFPRERTAGILENRKGQSGLWAHGVSGERPVVMVRIDDAVGLPFVVKLFQGHEYLRRIGLSIDLVVLNESEEGYQQDLQENLRRARERISGQQDGRPGKITVVPASQLTEEERILFAAVSRVTLRADGPSLKAQLRISQPDEQPSGKVVELRSRRKAALPDEAIEMADSISAAQVTESKDAAARSEAIGHREGMDGLQFFNGWGGFTADGREYRISVKHGHYLPAPWINVMANPRFGCLVSELHTGYTWWRNSRECKLTPWSNDPALDRPGEACFLRDEQTGAYWPFATERGSEVPAYQLSHGRGYTRFYHETHGLQQEMTVYVPVDDPVKIIRLRLRNTTPSERRLSLTYYAEWVLGVRREGSAPYIVSEWDEANGIMTARNHYQETFRDATAFLAFGSPAAGECSYTGDRLEFLGRDGSMDSPAAMGRTRLSNKTGPMYDSCGAVRTELALEPDAERTVYILLGCEASQDDAVGLVSKYRQNEACEQAYDKLRQYWDGILDQIQVTTPSPEMDLLINNWLLYQTLACRMWARTAFYQAGGAFGFRDQLQDSLALLHSRPEMTRQQIILHASHQYEEGDVQHWWHEETERGIRTRFSDDLLWLPYAVSRYIEHTGDEELLDELAPYLYSGPLDVHERYEPTVLSGNEGPIYEHCIRVLERSMQFGEHGLALIGGGDWNDGMSRVGVEGRGESVWLGWFLIDVLQRFAKICEKRGDAELASRYRSVCEKLAAAQDKHGWDGQWYRRAYHDGGVWLGTAQAAECRIDAIAQSWSVLSGGAPRDKTVTAMQSFDRELVDRSYSIIALLTPPFDQSDPSPGYIQGYPPGIRENGGQYTHGVLWSIAAWCELGDGDKAFELFHMLNPITHTSTPSEVRRYAAEPYVMAADVYTSSPNKGHAGWTWYTGASGWMYQVGLEWILGIRRRDDRLMIRPSIPREWPGFTMKYRYGSAEYRISVENPNKKSSGLTRLVIDGNEADANVLAAASASQEGPFVPLLDDGRVHEIHMTL